One Candidatus Stygibacter australis DNA window includes the following coding sequences:
- the leuS gene encoding leucine--tRNA ligase → MEYPFEQIEKKWQNIWLKKKIFNASNDIEKESYYVLSMFPYPSGALHMGHVSNYSIGDAITRYKLMQGYNVMQPMGYDAFGMPAENYAIMHNSHPKITTEENINIMRGQFNSMGFGLDWDREVSTCRPDYYRWGQWFFKRLYEKGLAYKKKSFVNWCEDCQTVLANEQVEDGNCWRCGKVVRQKELEQWFFKITDYAEELLDFSGVEEWPERVITMQKNWIGRSEGTKIDFNLEETDETLSVFTTRPDTIFGCTFMALPPEHPLVSRWLQEDASQEMRDFCEEVMNEDKIMRTAEDTTKKGIYSGRVCINPVNGEKVQIWITNYVLMDYGTGAVMAVPAHDQRDFEFARKYDIPMKIVIQNEDKSLVLEEMQEAYIEPGILVNSGQFDGMDSGESKSAISEWMAENKMGDTTITYRLRDWGVSRQRYWGNPIPVIYCDKCGEVLVPDEDLPILLPDNVQLGKTTSNPLLSVDEWVHTTCPKCGGSAKRETDTMDTFVDSSWYFARYADSTNDKIPFSKKAADMWLPVDQYIGGIEHACMHLLYARFFHKFMRDIGMVSCDEPFARLLTQGMVTKDGAKMSKSKGNVVDPQYIIDRFGSDTVRMFMLFSSPPEKDSEWSDTGVKGAFRFLNRVWRIFDDYLDLIKSASSAYNDDNLSEEVKKLRFSTHHMVWKVLHDIEDRLQFNTAIAAIMEHLNNVYGIGNPDELNSDEQSVFAEACMKIPQAMYCFAPHISEELWELTGNTSLLHEAGLPVFNKEYLVQEETTYVIQIMGKIRGKIVVPSNTSQEEVKKAALENENVVKHLEGKSIKKIIVVPNKLVSIVAK, encoded by the coding sequence ATGGAATACCCATTTGAACAGATAGAGAAGAAGTGGCAGAATATCTGGCTGAAAAAGAAGATATTTAATGCCTCTAATGACATTGAGAAGGAATCTTACTACGTGTTAAGCATGTTTCCCTATCCGAGTGGAGCTTTACATATGGGGCATGTGAGTAATTATTCCATAGGTGATGCAATCACAAGATATAAACTGATGCAGGGATATAATGTGATGCAGCCTATGGGTTATGATGCCTTTGGTATGCCAGCAGAAAATTATGCTATAATGCACAATTCCCATCCCAAAATCACAACAGAAGAAAACATCAATATTATGCGTGGACAATTTAATTCCATGGGATTTGGTTTGGACTGGGATAGAGAAGTAAGCACCTGTCGTCCGGATTATTACCGCTGGGGACAGTGGTTTTTCAAAAGACTTTATGAAAAAGGACTGGCATATAAAAAGAAATCATTTGTGAACTGGTGTGAAGATTGCCAGACTGTGCTTGCCAATGAGCAGGTGGAAGATGGTAATTGCTGGCGCTGCGGGAAAGTAGTAAGGCAGAAGGAACTGGAGCAGTGGTTCTTTAAAATCACTGATTATGCGGAAGAACTGCTTGATTTCAGTGGAGTGGAAGAATGGCCGGAAAGAGTAATTACAATGCAGAAAAACTGGATAGGAAGAAGTGAAGGAACAAAAATAGATTTTAATCTGGAAGAAACAGATGAGACTTTGTCCGTGTTCACTACCCGTCCGGATACAATATTTGGCTGCACATTTATGGCATTGCCGCCGGAGCATCCGCTGGTATCCAGATGGCTGCAGGAAGATGCGAGTCAGGAGATGCGGGATTTCTGTGAAGAGGTGATGAATGAAGATAAGATCATGCGAACTGCTGAAGATACAACCAAGAAGGGTATTTACAGTGGCAGAGTCTGCATCAATCCTGTTAATGGGGAAAAAGTGCAGATCTGGATCACAAATTACGTGCTGATGGATTATGGTACCGGCGCCGTCATGGCAGTACCTGCTCATGACCAGCGAGATTTTGAATTTGCCCGGAAATATGACATTCCCATGAAGATAGTAATTCAGAATGAAGATAAAAGTCTGGTTCTGGAAGAAATGCAGGAAGCATATATAGAACCTGGAATACTGGTAAATTCAGGACAGTTTGACGGTATGGACAGCGGCGAAAGCAAGTCAGCAATTTCAGAATGGATGGCAGAAAATAAGATGGGTGATACCACGATCACTTACAGACTAAGGGATTGGGGAGTAAGTCGTCAAAGGTATTGGGGAAATCCCATACCTGTAATATATTGTGATAAATGCGGAGAAGTATTAGTCCCAGATGAAGACTTACCCATATTGCTGCCAGATAATGTTCAATTAGGTAAAACAACCAGCAATCCACTTTTGAGTGTGGATGAATGGGTTCATACAACCTGTCCCAAATGTGGAGGATCAGCTAAGCGGGAAACTGATACAATGGATACTTTCGTAGATAGCTCATGGTATTTTGCGCGTTATGCAGATTCTACCAATGATAAGATACCATTCAGCAAAAAGGCAGCAGATATGTGGCTGCCGGTGGATCAGTATATAGGCGGTATTGAGCATGCCTGTATGCATCTATTATATGCCAGATTCTTCCATAAATTTATGCGTGATATCGGGATGGTAAGTTGTGATGAGCCCTTTGCAAGATTACTCACACAGGGTATGGTGACTAAAGATGGAGCCAAAATGTCTAAGAGCAAGGGGAATGTAGTAGATCCTCAATATATCATTGATCGTTTTGGTTCTGATACAGTGAGGATGTTTATGCTATTCAGTTCACCACCTGAGAAGGATTCAGAGTGGAGTGATACTGGAGTAAAGGGTGCTTTCAGGTTTTTGAATCGTGTCTGGAGGATATTTGATGATTATCTGGATTTGATCAAAAGTGCTTCTTCAGCTTATAATGATGATAATTTATCAGAAGAAGTAAAAAAGCTGCGTTTCAGTACACACCACATGGTGTGGAAAGTCTTGCATGATATAGAAGACAGGCTGCAATTCAATACGGCTATAGCAGCCATCATGGAGCATTTGAACAATGTTTATGGTATAGGAAATCCAGATGAGCTGAATTCTGATGAACAGAGTGTGTTTGCTGAAGCCTGCATGAAAATACCTCAGGCAATGTATTGCTTTGCTCCTCATATTAGTGAGGAATTGTGGGAGTTAACCGGGAATACAAGCTTATTACATGAAGCCGGATTACCTGTATTTAATAAAGAATACCTGGTACAGGAAGAAACCACCTATGTGATCCAGATAATGGGAAAAATTCGTGGTAAGATTGTTGTACCTTCAAATACCAGTCAAGAGGAAGTAAAAAAAGCAGCCTTGGAAAATGAGAATGTTGTGAAGCATCTGGAAGGGAAGAGTATAAAGAAGATCATCGTTGTTCCTAATAAATTGGTATCAATAGTTGCTAAATAA
- the queA gene encoding tRNA preQ1(34) S-adenosylmethionine ribosyltransferase-isomerase QueA, whose translation MSKDLSKTSSYYYDLPSELIAQYPLEKRSESRLLVVDKTTGRIEHHIFQEIGNYLRAGDVLVVNTTRVIPARLFGKKDTGADVEIFLLNQQEDQVWECLVKPGRRLKPGAKVMISDALQAEVLSYGEEGSRIIKFHYQGDFFKILQNEGKVPLPPYITREATERDKLTYQTVYADNPGSVAAPTAGLHFTNQLLADLKQKGVIITEVDLNVGLGTFRPVKNDSIKDHNMHREYCIIRDSTAKTINQAKEEGRRIISVGTTSTRTLESFADHGIVSSGSHYTDIFIYPGGRNIQVIDGLITNFHLPESTLLMLVSAFAGYENIMKAYAAAIENKYRFFSYGDAMLII comes from the coding sequence ATGAGTAAAGACTTAAGTAAAACAAGTTCATATTATTATGACCTTCCTTCAGAGCTGATAGCACAGTATCCGCTGGAAAAGAGAAGTGAATCCCGTCTGCTGGTTGTAGATAAAACTACTGGCAGAATAGAGCATCATATTTTTCAGGAAATTGGGAATTATCTGAGAGCTGGTGATGTGCTGGTAGTGAATACAACCCGAGTAATACCAGCAAGACTATTTGGTAAAAAAGATACAGGTGCGGATGTAGAGATATTTCTGCTTAATCAGCAGGAAGATCAGGTTTGGGAATGTCTTGTGAAACCAGGGCGACGCTTGAAACCCGGGGCAAAGGTGATGATAAGTGATGCACTTCAGGCAGAAGTACTTTCCTATGGGGAAGAAGGTTCCAGAATAATAAAATTCCACTATCAAGGTGATTTTTTTAAAATTTTGCAAAACGAAGGAAAAGTACCTTTACCTCCATATATAACCAGGGAAGCAACAGAAAGAGATAAACTTACCTATCAGACAGTGTATGCCGATAACCCAGGATCAGTAGCTGCACCTACAGCAGGACTGCATTTCACAAATCAGTTACTTGCTGACCTAAAACAAAAGGGCGTGATAATCACAGAGGTAGATCTAAATGTGGGGCTTGGAACATTTCGGCCAGTGAAAAATGATAGTATTAAGGACCATAATATGCATAGAGAATATTGCATTATCAGAGACTCTACTGCAAAAACAATTAATCAGGCAAAAGAAGAAGGAAGACGGATAATCAGTGTTGGAACAACATCTACCAGAACTCTGGAGAGTTTTGCTGATCACGGAATCGTATCAAGTGGATCTCACTACACAGATATATTTATCTATCCGGGTGGACGAAATATCCAGGTTATTGATGGTTTAATAACTAATTTCCATTTACCTGAATCCACTTTATTAATGCTTGTAAGTGCATTTGCCGGATATGAAAACATCATGAAAGCTTATGCAGCAGCTATTGAAAACAAATACCGTTTTTTTAGCTATGGCGATGCTATGTTGATTATCTGA
- a CDS encoding biotin--[acetyl-CoA-carboxylase] ligase, translating into MNNFTHPFLDHYLHYNYISSTMEKAEELVESSNFSGNFLITADKQGNGIGRKGNYWYSPSGGLWFTLGIYGFTFKSNFTLFCGLQLLKTLESLISNPLMKLAIKWPNDLYMNNKKLAGIIVKYLPRSNYYLAGIGLNTNIDKFPAELESIATSLKIETSRIFSSTDIITEFLNTLSAELPEYLSEYKLDEKYYMSHDLLRDHQLKISTEFAEYSGQYLGISPVGAILLKLPNGAIQPFYAGEITITSR; encoded by the coding sequence ATGAATAATTTCACTCATCCCTTTTTAGACCATTATCTTCATTACAATTATATTTCCAGCACAATGGAAAAAGCCGAAGAATTAGTTGAAAGCAGCAATTTCTCGGGAAACTTTCTGATTACTGCAGATAAACAGGGTAATGGAATCGGACGTAAAGGGAATTACTGGTATTCTCCATCAGGAGGGCTTTGGTTCACACTGGGGATATATGGTTTCACATTTAAATCAAACTTTACACTTTTCTGCGGATTACAGCTCTTGAAAACTCTTGAATCATTAATCAGCAATCCGTTAATGAAACTGGCGATAAAATGGCCTAATGATCTATATATGAATAATAAGAAACTGGCGGGAATAATAGTGAAATACCTTCCGAGAAGTAATTACTATCTTGCTGGAATTGGATTGAATACCAATATTGATAAATTCCCTGCCGAATTGGAATCTATTGCAACTTCATTGAAAATCGAAACCAGCAGAATCTTTAGTTCAACTGATATTATTACGGAGTTTCTAAATACTCTTAGTGCAGAGCTTCCAGAATATCTAAGTGAGTACAAATTGGATGAAAAATATTATATGAGCCATGACCTTTTAAGGGATCATCAGCTTAAAATAAGTACAGAATTTGCTGAATATTCAGGACAGTATTTAGGGATTTCTCCTGTAGGAGCAATTTTGCTTAAATTGCCCAATGGTGCTATTCAACCCTTTTATGCTGGAGAAATAACTATAACCTCTCGATAA
- a CDS encoding NAD(P)/FAD-dependent oxidoreductase translates to MYDVIVIGGGASGCLAAGTSAEQGKKVLLIEKNDQIGRKLQITGKGRCNLTNASDVQSLIRNCPKNGKFLTNAFYQFTSEDTIQFFEKLGVKCKIERGNRVFPESDKASDIVSALNKFLTLNRVEVIKDKVTNIARIHNEFQILTHNENIYKAKALVIASGGKSYPQTGSTGDGYRFAEKLGHTTNLLKPALVPIETAESWVTEMQGLSLKNVEIKIINNNHKTIYKEFGEMLFTHYGVSGPIILSASSHIKNFESIKLIIDLKPALDEKALDKRLLREIELNHNKQYQNMLKSLLPQKMISVIVKLSEIEPDRPAHSINKIERKRLIKLLKEMTITLTKFRPLAEAIVTSGGICVNEIDPHTMQSRLVEGLYFAGEIIDVDAYTGGFNLQIAFSTGFMAGKNA, encoded by the coding sequence ATGTATGATGTCATTGTAATAGGAGGAGGGGCTTCAGGATGCCTGGCAGCAGGTACATCTGCTGAGCAGGGCAAAAAAGTACTATTAATAGAAAAAAATGATCAAATAGGCAGAAAATTGCAGATAACCGGAAAGGGTAGATGCAATCTCACTAATGCTTCTGATGTTCAATCTCTTATCAGGAATTGTCCCAAAAATGGTAAGTTTCTCACAAATGCCTTTTATCAATTTACTTCTGAAGATACTATACAATTCTTCGAAAAACTGGGAGTCAAATGTAAAATTGAAAGAGGTAACAGGGTATTCCCTGAAAGTGATAAAGCAAGTGATATTGTTTCTGCACTTAATAAGTTTTTAACACTAAATCGTGTAGAAGTGATCAAAGACAAGGTCACAAATATAGCCAGAATCCATAACGAGTTCCAGATTCTGACTCATAATGAGAATATCTATAAAGCAAAGGCACTTGTCATCGCATCTGGTGGAAAAAGTTACCCTCAGACAGGTTCAACCGGAGATGGATATCGCTTTGCCGAAAAACTTGGACATACCACAAATCTTCTGAAACCCGCACTGGTTCCAATAGAAACAGCAGAAAGCTGGGTAACAGAAATGCAGGGACTTTCATTAAAAAATGTTGAGATCAAAATTATTAATAATAACCACAAAACAATTTACAAAGAATTTGGAGAAATGCTGTTTACTCATTATGGAGTAAGCGGACCGATAATTTTATCAGCTTCCTCGCATATTAAGAATTTTGAAAGTATAAAACTAATCATCGACCTTAAGCCAGCACTTGATGAAAAAGCACTTGATAAAAGATTGTTGAGAGAAATAGAGCTAAATCACAATAAACAGTACCAGAATATGCTAAAATCTTTGTTACCTCAAAAAATGATCAGTGTCATAGTGAAACTAAGCGAAATTGAACCTGACAGACCAGCCCACAGTATCAATAAAATTGAACGAAAAAGATTGATAAAGCTATTAAAAGAGATGACAATTACCTTAACAAAATTCAGACCTTTAGCAGAAGCGATCGTTACCTCCGGAGGTATCTGCGTAAATGAAATTGATCCTCATACAATGCAATCCCGTCTGGTAGAAGGTTTATATTTTGCTGGAGAGATCATTGATGTAGATGCCTATACAGGAGGATTTAATCTTCAAATAGCCTTCTCAACAGGTTTCATGGCAGGAAAGAATGCATAA